Proteins found in one Vagococcus carniphilus genomic segment:
- a CDS encoding cation diffusion facilitator family transporter yields the protein MKETLNNRLRYFENLKQSIGIAYLNLFVFIVLFIAEISIALVSGSKALLAAGFNNLSSIIISVGLLVGLKVSLKDPSHSHSKGYQQFETLGNLFSSFVMFLMSAYIVIEGGKGAISSFYTSPDSPGNISVIVAGGSGFVMLATFLINRKVYQKVESNSINTLMKDALSDTLMNFGTALGILLSIEINPMFDGLTAVVLGLILCRMSYLIVKENVFHLSGGFDPEMVENYQNVIEGIPGIERIVDITGKMFWDAVAVDVTIEVTGKMTVEEGAVIAETIEQELASRFDVFDVDVQVRPKR from the coding sequence GAATAATCGCCTCCGATATTTTGAAAACTTGAAACAAAGTATCGGAATTGCGTATTTAAATTTATTTGTTTTTATTGTTTTATTTATTGCTGAAATTAGTATTGCTTTAGTTAGTGGTTCAAAAGCTTTGTTGGCTGCTGGTTTTAACAATTTATCCAGTATTATTATTTCTGTTGGGTTATTGGTTGGGCTTAAGGTTTCTCTTAAAGACCCTTCTCATTCTCATAGCAAAGGCTATCAACAGTTTGAAACGTTAGGCAATCTTTTTAGTTCTTTTGTTATGTTTTTAATGTCTGCCTATATTGTGATTGAAGGAGGAAAAGGTGCTATATCTTCTTTTTATACAAGTCCTGATTCTCCAGGGAACATCTCTGTTATTGTGGCAGGAGGTTCTGGTTTTGTTATGTTAGCTACCTTTTTAATTAATCGAAAAGTCTATCAAAAAGTTGAGAGTAATTCGATTAATACATTGATGAAGGATGCACTTAGCGATACATTAATGAATTTTGGAACAGCGCTAGGGATCTTACTTTCCATTGAAATAAACCCGATGTTTGATGGATTAACAGCAGTTGTTCTTGGTTTGATTTTATGCCGTATGTCTTATTTAATTGTTAAGGAAAATGTCTTTCATTTATCTGGTGGTTTTGATCCTGAAATGGTTGAGAACTATCAAAATGTTATTGAAGGCATTCCAGGGATTGAAAGAATTGTTGATATTACTGGTAAAATGTTTTGGGACGCTGTGGCAGTCGATGTGACGATTGAAGTGACGGGTAAAATGACTGTAGAAGAGGGTGCTGTGATTGCTGAGACGATTGAGCAGGAACTTGCAAGTCGTTTTGATGTTTTTGATGTTGATGTTCAAGTTAGACCTAAAAGGTAG